The genomic window agtatttctttgcttggcggttaatgggttaagaGCATAATATGCGTGAAGTTAcagatgataaaaagaacatattaattaattgtatgttagtaaaatattatttttatattatttcgatgtttgattgaattttttctatcaatataaactgaatatgcaCAGAAACTGCgagtgtccaataatgggtacatcgacatattcgaatacatttttgctaaatttataatatcgaaataatattttagtaacatacaattaattaatatgttctttttatcatccgtaacttcacgcatatgtgctcttaaacagacaagtctttgatctttaataactaaaaaagtattgattcactttaataacatgatataacaaattttacttataatttgtccctctatcgatttgtggggttatttttaataaaatagttttcaccttcGAGAAAGGGTgctatccacccccagggtaaaagtggaagttggcaccaaatcatgtttatttcttgaggtatgctctaactagtcaccaattttcatgcaaatcgatggaggtttaacaaaataggaggtgaaaacctataaagactacactaactttccccttacatcccttattgctacttcctgtatccactgagctgtcagcctgaaaggggtcgtaattattaatatacaatagacacatttcacatgccaaactccatattacttatgacgatgatttttcggctctagctcttagactaaaaatGATTACAAGTAAATGAATATCAATGAACCTAATGCATTAATGGTGCACAGTGTAAACATTATaatcatatgacgtcacgacgcctTTTCGGCTGGCTGCTATAATgtgaatttagaatcgtctttaggggccaatcGAAAGTCAAAAACAacttcctttttctttattttaaattatgttctgttgtaaTTTATAACATAAACAACATcgaattaacaattttatgcaagttccctattctatTCAACAATTTGTACATGTTATACAATGTgacaatattataaaatataaacaaatatatttacaatttacttttttttaacaacAGTTACATTTTACCTGATGGCTGTAATAATTTGGCCCACCACCATAAATACTTGGGAATGCACTTTATtgcggaaacaacaaataaacaAGAAGTTGCGTTGTTAccatttattgcaaaataaatttctgtTCCAGCACTTTGCAGCAAAAACTTAAACATCTTTATTTTCTTCGCTTTTCAATTCAGCTTTAATTCCATTTATTATTCTGAATGAAGTGTCTTTGAGATTCTTCGCCAAGACACTTTGTACATCATTAAAATTATCAGAACCATCTTGATCAAGTGAATTTAGTATTGATTGATACATACCATTCATAGATGTTTTCACTAAATCAGACAAAATGTTGATGTGCTGTAAATTTTCTTGATGCAAATCTATTTTTTCTAAATCGCTGTTTTGAACATGCATTTCATGTTCTTTTATCTTGTGGTTTAAATTTGTAATCAATGAATTAGCCTCCATATTTGTAGTCTTCGATTGCTGGTATAAGAGATCCAATTCTTCCAGGGAATTCTTTTGAGTCTCTATCAAATTTTCCAGCTCCAAAATTATTGCTTTGTTTTCTTCTACCTCATTTTTAAAGCGTTCTAGATTAATGACTTTACTATTAGCTTCTAAAAGTTTGGTATTCATTTCTGCAAtggtttcttttaaatgagaaatttctAGTGACTTTTCATCTCGTTTTGAATTGTGAGCAGAATTTTTACTTTCTAGAtcataacatttttgtttatacctttgCAATTCTGTTTGTAGATTTTCTGTTCTAAGTTCTAATACTTTTACCTTAGAGCTTAAATTACTTGTGCTCCCTTTATTCTGAGTGTTTAGATTATCTAACTTCTGTGCAATTTGATTCAAGCTACACCTTAGTTCCGAATTTTGAGCTAGAAGTACCGAGTTAAGATCTCCATATGTTGGTTGTGAATAGTAAACTTGTGGCACTGATAGTAAAGGTTTTTGGACAAGTTCAGTGCTTACAGATTCAGGTGGATACTGGATTTCTTCTCGTTCAAACTTTTTCACCTTCCgaaattttctagttttgcttTCATGACTTTCATTTTCATCTGAAATATCTGATTCTAATATTGGCACTGGTTTGGGCACCACTTGTTGCCCCATTTTAGTTATTCTAGACAAAATATTAGCTTTTCTAGTAGAATCTGAGCTATCAGAATCTGGGTAATTGGAAGAGGTTTCAGGTTTAGGTGTGACTTCTGGTTTATTTACCTTTTTCTCATCTTTGCTGTGATTTAAAGTTTCTAGTAAAATTTGGGCACCATAAAATTTGAGAAGATCGCTAAATTCCAATTGGTGCTCTTGTGTTTCAAATTTGACGAGCCAATTCTGTTGATTATTGTCAATGAATGATGAAAAGTTGTCTTTTCGTTGTTGAAAATAAAGCTGGTCACATATTTTAGCCCTTAAAATAGTATGCGTTTTATGTTTATAGGCTATTATTTCATATACTTTTAATTCATCTGATCCAATAATGGCCAATCCATGTTTGCCCACAGGTTTGAAAGTTTTATTCTccctaaaaaatacaaaaatgtatCAAATATATTGAACATAAGAACTAAACATagactttatttatttctttttatttagcttaatgcctagACAGCTAATGACTATTGGTGTGGTACTGCTGATTTCGCAATCAGGTTGTGTAATATTGTAGTgagtgttgagtaaatgtcttgttacttagtgacttcattgtctttacaaagagacactaattgtatccgaactTCTGCAGTCCCTATGGTGAATACCGAAcactctctataacgaacacggatattacaaggtttctcttataacgaggtacactaaaTGTATGagattcctattgaactataacacctctataatGAGGCATATTTGGTAATAatgaggaaaaatgaaatcgaagaatatgtttctttaTTAGCGCAGTAAGTAAtagcgttgattgaaatattaatatggtAATACGTCATACGCACCCAATACATCAATCAACGGTAATAGCTATAAATCCAACCGTCTGtatatagaaatgcccaacatctgtgttattatcgaggccagtgttGCAATAAACTCCACCACCTGTATTAAACTTCTTTCTCATTATCTATCGACCAATATtgaatattgtagaaaatttacaatttacgatggcgAAGTCTTATTGTTCaggtcgaccatcgacacctaataaactacgtaagaggcatcaaaacatttcaatattattgttgtctgatataacgaggtccacttataacgaggtaattagtccgccatttcagttctcgttattgaaggagtctactgtattttcatttattaattcttaataaatgaaaaatttcctacCCAGCTGAGGTTCAAATACACAACCCTTGGATCCAAACTTGAAaagaaacagttatcgtggttccgCCACTTGGCAAGAATGAGTGAAAGTAGAACTGTAATGAGGATATGGAAAGCTCCATCAGATAAAAAAACAATAGAGTCAGGCCAGCAAGAACACAGAACGCAGACATTGGAAATGCTTTtgcaaaaagaaatattgggtggagaaaGGCAGAGAGACTAGCTACTGACCAAAAGGCATGGAGACGGGTGATCTCTCTACTTACCTCAACACCGTAAGGTATAAGAGGATGGCTTAACCCCAAACTACAGACAGGGATGTTTCAGGACATAGACTCTGACATGCAGTATGTCATACCGTTGTAtattctcctttgttttcaatatgaatttgtcttatatcagtgtatttgttttttacataaaCTACAgaatgattcttcacactgctatagaataaaatactgctccaaataaaataaactttatttaaaaaaaaattatgaatgcatgcatattattcaaaaaatggtggaagttcttacaaaatcctttatagactgagttaaaaaaaaattaagtattgGTACTTAACTCAAAAATAGCAAAATAGTGCCTTCCACTTGAAGGTAGAAGTAGAACAACGTCAATCAAGTACTAAAAAGCCATTACcaccagagccggatttaaggcagtggggggccctgggcagaattggtttGGGGCCCTACCTCCTGCCATTaagaaaattgttattataactatggtatacagccaactataggCTTTTcccttttagaaattaaaaaaaatgttgatctacttttatgaatatacctatttttaaataataaaaactacaaGATCTGCATCTTGTTACTTACagtgaaatattaaaaataaacatagtaaaATGTATGGATAAAGTCCgggtacttttcgagattttttaactGAAAATTCCTTGACTATGTCGGACATGTCTATGTAGTTGTTTTAAGACACGTACTTAATACTTATTATAGAAAAATGATTCAAACATTTTTGGCCCATCAcagaccgaagtcgatttttaattaacttaaattttgagaatgatctctcTCCACTGCATTTAGTTAGCATCAGAAGTTTGTCACCACAACGTCGTTGGGAAACGCATCACTCACATTCGTTTGTTTTAGCAGTCAGTACATTTAATGTTCtttacttatatttgatgagcAGATTTCCTAtttaaataatgaatttaaaaattctacaaattATACCAGTTCGACCCCTGggttttcatctaaatcattgctataaatgtCGGTAAGATTTCAGTTTCTCAAATATtccttaaaagaatataaattcttTAAGTGATCGAAGTGCCGCCACTCAGCGGCAATATTTAGATCTTTGAGAATACGTGCTATTTGTCCTCTATAACATTTCATTCCAAATGATTGAATAAATTCCTGTTTCCAGTCaacacattcgattatacaaaTCATTTGCATCActacgagttttaaattgttgctcatcgtcttctgaaattttggataatgcttctttaatctgattataacatTTAACTAGTTTTTTAAGGCGTCACTTCTACTATAGATGACCATCTAGTAGCATTTactcttttaggaacaataatattgctGCCATGGTCAGCGTTGCTCTCACTTAAAGACGCTTTTACTTTTTGCCAATTTGTAACACAATACTCTGGGTATTGTGATTTATAAAGAGTAAGAACTTGCAAATTAAAGAAAAGCTGGGAGAGAAGTTATTGAGGAGTGGCTTAGCTCAGAGGAACAAATTTAAACGTCCAGAGAGACAAAATCTCAAGTGAGGATTCGGGCTAGCTTTACTACACTGAAGTTTGGCTTTGAGATAGTAATAAAAGAGATATTGAATATAGAACTATATGAACAATGGAGAAAATGGGACCTTTTAACAACACAAAattaacaagttgtatctatatgtagaggaagtgaaaaatacatatagttcATATACCTAGTCCTTCCAATAAATCAAAGAACGCTATAGCAGCAGGACAACACTCAGCTGTAGCGTTTttaactaaatttagagagtgggcggtACAATGAATCCACAACGCCAAGATATTATACTAATTTAATTTTAGGCTGAACACAGTGAACACCATTGTA from Diabrotica virgifera virgifera chromosome 5, PGI_DIABVI_V3a includes these protein-coding regions:
- the LOC126884520 gene encoding chromosome partition protein Smc-like, whose translation is MLENEDDYDFIPSDSSKLSSLFGSLTLENEETNNSLMYTAPKQPNQSKIQQNTEKQSTSSKVLLIKIVSLWKSENKTFKPVGKHGLAIIGSDELKVYEIIAYKHKTHTILRAKICDQLYFQQRKDNFSSFIDNNQQNWLVKFETQEHQLEFSDLLKFYGAQILLETLNHSKDEKKVNKPEVTPKPETSSNYPDSDSSDSTRKANILSRITKMGQQVVPKPVPILESDISDENESHESKTRKFRKVKKFEREEIQYPPESVSTELVQKPLLSVPQVYYSQPTYGDLNSVLLAQNSELRCSLNQIAQKLDNLNTQNKGSTSNLSSKVKVLELRTENLQTELQRYKQKCYDLESKNSAHNSKRDEKSLEISHLKETIAEMNTKLLEANSKVINLERFKNEVEENKAIILELENLIETQKNSLEELDLLYQQSKTTNMEANSLITNLNHKIKEHEMHVQNSDLEKIDLHQENLQHINILSDLVKTSMNGMYQSILNSLDQDGSDNFNDVQSVLAKNLKDTSFRIINGIKAELKSEENKDV